From a single Fusobacterium ulcerans ATCC 49185 genomic region:
- a CDS encoding amidohydrolase, giving the protein MHIFTNGKIYSFDSDNNIYEAIAVEDGKIIAVGKTEEVLKEFEARKDKVVINLKGKTAVPGFNDSHVHFMNYGYTGKKIRLNDCKNIEELITLGKETSPYGGWILGRGWNQDLFIGGKRIPEKSDLDKISTEIPVCYTRACGHVAVINSKAMELCGITPETECFGGDIDYEKGIFTENALYLVYSHISKLSLEEMKEIILETQEKFLAMGITSVQTDDFESFPDKDFKKVIQAYEELKQEGKLKMRVYEQGLMPVKERIKELSEYKYFTGTGDERFKMGPIKLLLDGSLGGKTALLQMPYAGEKENKGVVTYTQEEFDEIVKYADSLEYQIAVHAIGDGAVKMALDSFEKLPELNRKRHGIVHCQITTMELIDRIKELDIIVYIQPIFLDYDLHIVEDRVGYERSLESYAWRTMLDKGIRLCFGSDAPVDSADVIRSIHCAVNRQDINFYPEKGWLPNEKISVEEAVRCYTVNSAYASFEENIKGSLKKGKLADFVVLDRDIFTIEKSQILSTKIDSTIIGGEILYINI; this is encoded by the coding sequence ATGCATATATTCACAAATGGGAAAATATATTCTTTTGACTCAGATAATAATATATATGAAGCAATAGCTGTAGAAGATGGAAAGATAATAGCTGTTGGAAAGACAGAGGAAGTATTAAAAGAATTTGAAGCTAGAAAAGATAAAGTTGTTATCAACTTGAAAGGGAAAACAGCAGTGCCAGGATTCAATGACAGTCATGTACATTTTATGAATTATGGATATACTGGTAAAAAAATAAGATTAAATGATTGCAAAAATATAGAGGAACTTATTACCCTTGGAAAAGAAACTTCACCTTATGGGGGATGGATACTGGGAAGAGGATGGAATCAGGACCTTTTTATAGGGGGGAAGAGAATACCTGAAAAAAGTGATCTAGATAAAATATCTACAGAGATACCTGTATGCTACACAAGAGCCTGTGGACATGTAGCTGTAATCAACAGCAAAGCTATGGAACTTTGTGGTATAACACCAGAAACAGAATGTTTTGGTGGAGATATAGATTATGAAAAAGGAATATTTACAGAGAATGCGCTGTATCTTGTGTACTCACATATCTCTAAACTTTCTCTTGAGGAAATGAAAGAGATAATTCTGGAAACTCAGGAAAAATTTCTGGCAATGGGAATAACTTCTGTACAGACAGATGACTTTGAATCATTTCCAGATAAGGACTTCAAAAAAGTTATACAAGCTTATGAAGAACTTAAACAAGAGGGAAAATTAAAAATGAGAGTATATGAACAGGGGCTTATGCCTGTAAAAGAAAGAATAAAAGAGCTGTCTGAATACAAATACTTCACTGGAACTGGTGATGAAAGATTCAAAATGGGACCTATAAAGCTTCTGCTAGATGGATCACTGGGAGGAAAAACTGCTTTGCTGCAAATGCCTTATGCTGGGGAAAAGGAAAATAAAGGGGTAGTGACATATACACAGGAAGAGTTTGATGAAATAGTAAAATATGCAGATTCATTGGAGTATCAAATAGCAGTGCATGCTATAGGAGATGGAGCTGTAAAAATGGCATTAGACAGTTTTGAAAAACTTCCTGAACTCAACAGAAAAAGACATGGAATAGTTCACTGTCAGATAACTACAATGGAGCTTATAGACAGAATAAAAGAGTTGGATATTATAGTGTATATACAGCCAATATTTCTGGACTATGATCTGCACATAGTAGAAGACAGAGTGGGATATGAAAGAAGTCTGGAATCATACGCATGGAGAACTATGCTTGATAAAGGGATAAGATTATGTTTTGGTTCAGATGCTCCTGTAGACAGTGCAGATGTAATAAGGTCAATACATTGTGCAGTGAACAGACAGGATATTAATTTTTATCCTGAGAAGGGATGGCTTCCAAATGAAAAAATATCTGTGGAAGAGGCAGTGAGATGCTATACAGTAAACAGTGCTTATGCATCTTTTGAAGAAAATATAAAGGGTAGTTTGAAAAAAGGCAAACTGGCAGATTTTGTTGTATTAGATAGAGATATATTCACTATTGAAAAAAGTCAGATACTTTCTACTAAGATTGATTCAACAATCATAGGTGGAGAGATACTATATATAAATATTTAA
- a CDS encoding gamma-glutamyl-gamma-aminobutyrate hydrolase family protein, with protein MRKPIIGITSAHEKEEGLRNYHRTTLSIDYTKAVVAGGGIPLVIPVTDNIEIIKAQLELIDGLLLSGGADLNPFLYGQDFKEGINVISPERDTYEMMILEEFLKTKKPILGICRGHQLINIYFNGTLFQDLRYYGKEVQKHRQDLYPELATHRVNIVEEDNILFELYGKEIATNSFHHQIIDKLGEGLTTIATANDGVIEAFQMKAHKFLYGIQWHPEMMTARGNMEMKKIFEKFVASCEVK; from the coding sequence ATGAGAAAGCCTATAATTGGTATAACTTCAGCACATGAAAAGGAAGAAGGGTTAAGAAATTATCATAGAACTACATTGAGCATAGACTATACAAAAGCAGTAGTTGCAGGGGGAGGAATTCCTTTGGTTATTCCTGTAACTGATAATATAGAAATAATAAAAGCCCAATTAGAATTGATAGATGGATTGCTTTTATCAGGTGGAGCAGATTTGAATCCTTTCTTATATGGACAGGATTTTAAAGAGGGGATAAATGTAATATCACCTGAAAGAGATACTTACGAAATGATGATATTAGAAGAATTTTTGAAAACTAAAAAACCTATATTGGGAATATGCAGAGGACATCAGCTTATAAATATCTACTTCAATGGAACATTATTTCAAGATCTAAGATATTATGGAAAGGAAGTTCAAAAACATAGACAGGATCTTTATCCTGAACTGGCTACACACAGAGTAAATATTGTGGAAGAGGACAACATACTTTTTGAGCTGTATGGTAAAGAGATAGCTACTAACTCATTCCATCATCAGATTATAGATAAACTTGGAGAAGGACTTACTACAATAGCTACTGCCAATGATGGAGTAATAGAAGCTTTTCAAATGAAAGCACATAAATTCCTTTATGGTATTCAATGGCATCCTGAAATGATGACTGCTAGAGGAAATATGGAAATGAAAAAAATATTTGAAAAATTTGTAGCAAGTTGTGAGGTAAAATAG